The sequence GGCGGTTACGTTTTCTCCGCCGAACTTTTTTACGCCGAGGCGTTGTGCATTGCTATCGCGACCGTTTTGTGAACTTCCGCCGCCTTTTTTGTGAGCCATTGATAGTGTTCCTTATGAAATTGAATTGATTTGTAAATACGTTAATTGTTGACGATGTCCTCGTTTTACGCGGTAACCTTTGCGGCGTTTTTTCTTGAACACTATTAATTTTTCATCTTTTACGTGGTCAAGAATTGTCGCTTCAACCGATGCATTCGAAATGACGGGGGTTCCGATTTTTATAGTGGTCCCGTCGTTTTTGAGCAATACTTG comes from Ignavibacteria bacterium and encodes:
- the rplU gene encoding 50S ribosomal protein L21, yielding MFAVVEIAGHQYKVSPSDKIYVPLLTNEKGTTLTFNQVLLKNDGTTIKIGTPVISNASVEATILDHVKDEKLIVFKKKRRKGYRVKRGHRQQLTYLQINSIS